From the Brassica napus cultivar Da-Ae chromosome A8, Da-Ae, whole genome shotgun sequence genome, one window contains:
- the LOC106361713 gene encoding uncharacterized protein LOC106361713 codes for MTTSLDRWEKDPFFAAAEEVQESADRMESAYRSWIKRGSSNVWDSDQLHRGLHAALGTTKWQLDEFQRAVKSSYDNRVSDETRDRHREFTFVMETQVAKIEKSLKEADDGKGTPRWVRLDEDDRNELALFLTGPSESEKKQGHRRAASAAPEIGAWNIAVSEDGLLQKPSGEPPVRPPRKVPSVSGFLNFMEPGSKNCVRKWKALDRQGDSDAVLLLPIQANQVRSPNKSCMECEEDCYEKQLHGWYGAIQRQLQRSQYRMRYSKSVQATIWILLLLFLIVVVATHAM; via the exons ATGACGACGAGTTTGGATCGGTGGGAGAAGGATCCTTTCTTTGCCGCTGCTGAAGAAGTTCAGGAATCTGCTGACAG GATGGAGTCAGCTTACAGGTCATGGATCAAGCGTGGCTCTTCGAATGTATGGGACTCTGATCAGCTTCACAGGGGCCTTCACGCTGCTCTTGGAACCACCAAATGGCAG TTAGATGAATTCCAACGAGCTGTTAAATCTAGCTACGACAATCGTGTAAGTGACGAAACTCGAGATAGGCATCGGGAGTTTACTTTCGTGATGGAGACTCAAGTTGCGAAGATCGAGAAGTCTCTCAAGGAAGCTGATGATGGCAAAGGAACTCCGAGATGGGTGCGTCTGGACGAAGATGATCGTAACGAGCTTGCTCTCTTCTTGACTGGACCATCTGAGTCTGAAAAGAAACAAGGTCATAGAAGGGCGGCTAGTGCTGCTCCTGAGATAGGTGCTTGGAACATTGCGGTTTCCGAAGACGGTTTATTACAGAAACCTTCTGGTGAGCCACCGGTTCGACCTCCAAGGAAAGTTCCAAGCGTCTCCGGGTTCTTGAATTTTATGGAGCCTGGCTCTAAAAACTGCGTTAGGAAGTGGAAGGCCTTGGATCGTCAAGGAGACTCTGATGCTGTGTTGTTATTGCCTATCCAAGCGAACCAGGTAAGATCTCCAAACAAGAGTTGTATGGAGTGTGAAGAGGATTGTTATGAGAAGCAGCTTCACGGTTGGTATGGAGCTATACAGAGGCAGCTTCAACGGTCACAGTATCGAATGAGATATAGTAAAAGCGTACAAGCTACGATTTGGattcttcttttactttttcttaTAG TGGTAGTCGCAACGCATGCAATGTAG